A window of Hymenobacter aerilatus contains these coding sequences:
- a CDS encoding spore germination protein GerW family protein, whose product MTSSDSPTLTVAQRLAEQLSATATARTVYGEPVERNGLTVIPVARVVYGFGGGGGGRLPDAAGSGGGGGVVVTPVGYIELKEGATRFRSIRSSTASIIAVSGVVAWALLRSLPKLWR is encoded by the coding sequence ATGACATCTTCTGATTCCCCTACCCTCACAGTAGCTCAGCGCCTAGCAGAGCAGCTAAGCGCCACGGCCACAGCCCGCACCGTATACGGCGAGCCCGTGGAGCGCAACGGCCTCACAGTAATTCCCGTAGCGCGGGTCGTTTATGGTTTTGGTGGCGGCGGTGGCGGCCGCCTTCCCGATGCAGCTGGCTCCGGCGGTGGTGGAGGGGTGGTCGTTACGCCCGTTGGCTATATTGAGTTGAAAGAAGGCGCTACCCGCTTCCGGTCCATCCGCAGCTCTACAGCATCTATCATTGCCGTGAGCGGGGTAGTAGCGTGGGCGCTGCTGCGGAGCCTGCCGAAGCTGTGGAGGTAG
- a CDS encoding HEAT repeat domain-containing protein — MTTSEALAWLARHQPLPNDQDLTLQQGHTYHLLLEHFSRHPDPRCIPLFLHSFGGRNGNGLYQLVENVILHYSPSQVLPHLQRSLISAQVYVRQWSAQVATHFPDDSLISLLAHLLADEDGDVKSSTIIALLQIPGSRAASILAVYAENEPDVFLRDLALDQD; from the coding sequence ATGACGACTTCCGAAGCCTTGGCATGGTTAGCGCGGCACCAGCCGTTGCCCAATGATCAAGACCTGACATTGCAACAAGGACACACCTATCATCTGCTCCTAGAACACTTTTCACGTCACCCAGACCCGCGTTGTATTCCGCTGTTTTTGCACTCCTTTGGCGGACGCAACGGTAATGGACTGTATCAACTCGTCGAGAATGTTATACTTCACTACTCACCGTCACAAGTGTTGCCACATTTACAGCGCAGCTTAATCAGTGCGCAGGTATATGTGCGTCAATGGAGCGCTCAAGTCGCCACGCACTTTCCAGATGACAGCCTGATTAGTCTCTTAGCGCACTTGTTAGCAGATGAGGACGGAGACGTGAAAAGCAGTACCATCATCGCTTTGCTTCAAATCCCAGGGTCACGTGCTGCCTCTATTTTAGCTGTGTATGCCGAGAATGAACCAGATGTTTTTTTGCGTGATCTAGCCCTCGACCAGGACTGA
- a CDS encoding SusC/RagA family TonB-linked outer membrane protein, whose translation MATTATANSPLARHYQAVAGPITGKVLDEAGQPLPGVTIRVKGTTAGTATLSDGSFSLPDASEATTLIFSSIGYKTQEVSARQTGTLTVRLAPDQGQLNEVVIVGYGTQQRKNLTGAIVKVDPSDTKELPVGSFDAQLQGKVAGVQISSNSGVPGQAVNVRVRGATTINGSNTPLYVVDGVFINNNSLQTISTGGKASSPIADLNPADIESIEVLKDADATALYGARGANGVILVTTRRGSFNQKPKVSLNVSQGWAKAAKLWDLATGPEHAQLVNENWLNTTGPTPHTYENRPYRPVAAGGRGLPEEQPTYDRLSQVFRTARVQNYDLSVAGGNSTTRYYLGGGFTKQESILRPIDFQRASFKVNLDQQLSDKVQLGVSNTFTRTYRNEGRAGDGPAGGLLQAALHTPTLLSPYDANGQLVGRASFDNVELLIDNYDVNSTSIRYIGNLYAEAQVLPNLKFRTSFGVDYNNYDEKEYWNTFLIAGAGVGGLATSSVSHYSSLLNENTLTYRQQVGKHGVGVVVGNGLQSDVYERTFAQGTGFPNNAFREISAASVTSSTENWSGYRLASFFGRADYNFADRYLLNISFRADGSSRFGAANRWGYFPSVGAAWRLKQERFLRDVTVLSDLKLRASYGLTGNQNGIGNFAARGLWNGGANYLGNAGTAPQQLANADLKWEQTSQANLGLDVGLLEGRIGLEFNAYYKYTRDGLIQLTEPATTGFSSYWANAVEISNKGLEFVLNTINIRKADFNWSTNFNIATNGNTIEKLATPTQFGSRNLILQQQGYPLYSFWVYKQLYVDPQTGNAVYDDVDGDGKITAADRQIVGSTWPKFFGASATHFPTRILMPACCFPFNTVTRSTTTTASSGKGAAPGTRPASSSPAT comes from the coding sequence ATGGCAACCACAGCTACGGCCAATTCACCGTTGGCAAGGCATTATCAGGCGGTTGCTGGCCCGATAACGGGCAAAGTACTAGACGAAGCCGGGCAACCACTACCCGGCGTAACAATTCGGGTGAAGGGCACTACAGCTGGCACCGCTACGCTGTCTGATGGCTCATTTTCGCTGCCAGACGCCTCGGAAGCAACAACGCTTATTTTCTCCTCTATCGGCTATAAAACGCAGGAGGTGAGCGCGCGCCAGACAGGTACTCTTACGGTACGGTTGGCACCCGACCAAGGCCAGCTGAATGAGGTGGTAATAGTTGGCTACGGCACGCAGCAGCGCAAAAACCTGACCGGCGCCATTGTGAAAGTAGACCCCTCGGATACCAAGGAGCTGCCGGTGGGTAGCTTCGACGCGCAATTGCAGGGCAAAGTAGCGGGCGTGCAGATTTCGTCGAATTCCGGGGTGCCGGGGCAAGCGGTGAACGTGCGCGTACGGGGCGCTACAACCATCAACGGCTCCAACACGCCGCTCTACGTGGTGGATGGGGTCTTTATCAATAACAATAGTCTGCAAACCATCAGTACGGGCGGGAAAGCCTCATCGCCTATTGCAGACCTGAATCCGGCGGATATTGAAAGTATTGAAGTACTGAAGGATGCCGACGCGACGGCGTTGTACGGGGCCCGCGGCGCCAATGGCGTGATACTGGTCACCACGCGCCGCGGCAGCTTCAACCAAAAGCCCAAGGTGAGCCTCAACGTGTCGCAGGGATGGGCCAAGGCCGCCAAGCTCTGGGACCTGGCAACGGGACCGGAGCACGCGCAGTTAGTCAACGAAAACTGGCTGAATACTACCGGCCCTACCCCTCACACTTACGAAAACCGGCCCTACCGCCCCGTAGCGGCTGGGGGGCGCGGCCTGCCCGAAGAGCAGCCCACCTACGACCGACTAAGCCAGGTGTTCCGCACAGCACGCGTGCAGAACTACGATTTGTCGGTAGCGGGCGGCAACAGTACAACGCGCTACTACCTCGGTGGAGGCTTCACCAAACAAGAATCCATACTGCGGCCCATTGATTTTCAGCGCGCCAGCTTCAAAGTCAACCTCGACCAGCAGCTCTCAGACAAGGTGCAGCTTGGGGTCAGCAACACCTTCACGCGCACCTACCGCAACGAGGGCCGCGCCGGCGACGGTCCGGCCGGCGGGCTGCTGCAAGCCGCTTTGCACACCCCTACCCTCCTTTCGCCCTACGACGCCAACGGACAACTGGTAGGCCGCGCCAGCTTCGATAATGTGGAGCTACTCATTGATAACTACGACGTCAACTCCACCAGTATTCGCTACATCGGCAACCTCTATGCCGAGGCGCAGGTGCTGCCCAACCTGAAGTTCCGCACCAGTTTCGGGGTCGATTACAATAACTACGACGAAAAGGAATACTGGAACACCTTCTTAATTGCTGGGGCCGGCGTGGGCGGGTTGGCTACCTCCAGCGTATCGCACTACTCCTCCCTGCTCAACGAAAATACGCTCACCTACCGCCAGCAAGTTGGCAAGCACGGCGTGGGCGTGGTGGTGGGCAATGGCCTGCAAAGCGACGTGTACGAGCGCACTTTTGCGCAGGGCACAGGGTTTCCGAACAATGCGTTCCGGGAAATTTCAGCGGCGTCGGTAACTAGCAGTACCGAGAACTGGTCGGGGTACCGACTGGCTTCTTTCTTCGGCCGGGCTGACTACAACTTCGCTGACCGCTACCTGCTGAACATAAGCTTTCGGGCCGACGGCTCCTCGCGCTTTGGGGCAGCCAACCGTTGGGGCTATTTCCCCAGCGTAGGTGCCGCCTGGCGCCTCAAGCAGGAACGCTTTCTGCGCGACGTAACGGTACTAAGCGACCTGAAGCTACGCGCTAGCTACGGCCTGACCGGCAACCAGAATGGCATCGGCAACTTTGCGGCCCGGGGCCTTTGGAATGGCGGCGCAAACTACTTGGGCAACGCGGGCACAGCGCCGCAGCAACTGGCCAACGCAGACCTGAAATGGGAGCAAACCAGTCAGGCCAACTTGGGCCTGGACGTGGGGTTGTTGGAGGGTCGCATCGGGCTGGAGTTCAACGCCTACTACAAATACACCCGCGACGGCCTGATTCAGCTGACGGAACCCGCCACGACGGGGTTTAGCTCCTACTGGGCCAACGCGGTGGAGATCAGCAACAAGGGGCTGGAGTTTGTGCTGAATACCATCAACATCCGCAAGGCTGATTTCAACTGGTCGACTAATTTCAACATTGCCACCAATGGCAATACCATCGAGAAGCTGGCAACCCCTACCCAGTTCGGGAGCCGCAACCTCATTTTGCAGCAGCAGGGGTATCCGCTCTACTCTTTCTGGGTGTACAAGCAGCTGTACGTAGATCCGCAGACCGGTAACGCGGTGTACGACGACGTGGACGGGGATGGGAAAATCACAGCCGCCGACCGGCAGATTGTAGGAAGTACCTGGCCCAAATTCTTCGGGGCCTCAGCAACACACTTTCCTACAAGAATTTTGATGCCAGCGTGTTGCTTTCCTTTCAATACGGTAACAAGGTCTACAACCACAACCGCTTCTTCGGGGAAGGGGGCGGCGCCCGGGACGAGGCCCGCGTCATCTTCGCCAGCAACCTGA
- a CDS encoding RagB/SusD family nutrient uptake outer membrane protein, protein MSLAYLKTVSLFSFIALVLSASACNDYLEVPPRESVADNQTITDQKSASTALSGVYSALASGGYYGTSFQSIGYLGGGDVQWTGTQSQVQEFVTHNVRADNATIGTVWSAIYVTINRANHILARVPAVVDPLLTETLKNQYLGEAYFLRALAYFDLARIFGGVPLITQPTLTATDNQGIARATQAETYAQVLRDLDVAEPLLPNPATVTTNDRYRATRKTVWALKARLYLYQQKWALAEEYATRLISDNANYQLVAPFNAWFANNARGTRESVFELFYNGTTEVNNHRGQWQPTANGGTRQWAPNTALVSLLTTAPNNTANGRTTLIASTTSTTWYGNLYYRSPGSDPSYIFRIAELYLIRAEARAKQGKLAEALTDLNAVRTRAGLAGSAATTPAAVLLAIEEERRLEFALEPHRWFDLARTGRATALFPDPVKANAPLPSSRLVLPIPISQLQVDAALTQNEGY, encoded by the coding sequence ATGTCTCTCGCTTATTTAAAGACCGTTTCGCTGTTTTCTTTTATTGCGCTGGTGCTGAGTGCGAGTGCCTGCAATGATTATTTGGAGGTGCCACCCCGCGAATCCGTTGCCGACAACCAGACCATTACGGATCAGAAATCGGCTAGTACCGCGCTCAGCGGCGTGTATAGCGCGCTGGCCAGTGGGGGCTACTACGGCACTAGCTTTCAATCGATTGGCTACCTGGGCGGGGGCGACGTGCAGTGGACCGGCACCCAGTCGCAGGTGCAGGAGTTTGTTACCCACAACGTGCGGGCTGATAACGCAACCATCGGCACGGTGTGGTCGGCCATTTACGTGACTATCAACCGCGCCAACCACATTCTGGCGCGCGTGCCGGCCGTCGTGGATCCGTTGCTGACGGAAACGCTGAAGAACCAGTACCTGGGCGAGGCGTATTTCCTGCGGGCCCTGGCTTATTTTGATTTGGCCCGCATCTTCGGGGGGGTGCCGCTCATTACGCAGCCTACCCTCACGGCCACCGACAACCAGGGTATTGCCCGCGCTACTCAGGCCGAAACCTACGCCCAGGTGCTGCGCGACCTGGACGTTGCCGAGCCGTTGCTACCCAATCCGGCCACCGTGACTACCAACGACCGGTACCGCGCCACGCGAAAAACGGTGTGGGCCCTGAAAGCGCGGCTGTACTTATACCAGCAGAAGTGGGCGCTGGCCGAAGAGTACGCTACCCGCCTTATCAGCGACAATGCTAATTACCAGTTGGTAGCACCCTTCAATGCGTGGTTTGCCAACAACGCGCGTGGCACCCGCGAATCGGTATTTGAGCTGTTTTACAACGGTACCACGGAGGTAAACAACCACCGCGGGCAGTGGCAACCTACAGCTAACGGCGGCACCCGGCAATGGGCCCCCAATACCGCGCTGGTGTCCCTACTGACGACTGCCCCGAACAATACGGCCAACGGTCGCACCACCCTGATTGCCTCTACCACAAGCACTACTTGGTACGGCAACCTCTATTACCGCAGCCCCGGCTCCGACCCCAGCTATATCTTCCGCATTGCGGAGCTGTATTTGATTCGGGCCGAGGCGCGCGCCAAGCAAGGCAAACTGGCAGAGGCACTAACCGACCTGAATGCCGTGCGTACGCGCGCCGGCCTAGCCGGCAGCGCGGCCACCACGCCGGCAGCGGTGCTGCTGGCCATTGAGGAGGAAAGGCGCTTGGAATTTGCCCTGGAACCGCACCGTTGGTTTGACCTGGCGCGTACCGGCCGGGCCACGGCTCTTTTCCCCGACCCGGTGAAGGCCAACGCCCCGCTACCCAGCTCCCGCCTAGTGCTACCCATCCCTATCAGCCAGTTGCAGGTAGATGCGGCCCTAACGCAGAACGAGGGCTACTAA
- a CDS encoding MutS-related protein: MWTPSRKRLRRLEAAWQQPAASTPRIPLVARYYNHVQHEPAYHRLPDQTWADLNGDSLFTLLDATVSPVGQQCLYHRLRSPLDDKDALHEFDAAATLLAQQPVVRGQALLALDHLTAQEAYYLVDLLGEEPLPSLPNVRLSALLALGLLATLLGGFWLPMLWLGTLAFGCFNAVFHLRQRVRIQLYVRPLLQLGRLHRAGRELQRAALPLRPLQLLSEPLARLGGVLRQAAFFQVVDNMGLLEILKMLLLVDQLLYARCRVAIQRQAPAIRAVFEAVGYVDCALAVASFRQRHDTCVPHFEPAVAGIQLLGGYHPLVPGCVPNDLTLAESGVLLTGSNMAGKTTFMRTLGVNALLAQTIATCPATAYRAPICRVLTSLNLADSLSTGKSYYLVEAETMRQLLLACDAAPGSYLLLLDELFKGTNTQERIAANKAVLAYLQPRSWVVAATHDGELGTLLQSCFVEYHFCETVTEEDWYFDYRLKTGPLTTRNAIRLLARLHYPAQVVAAAQALSTTLATRPHPHGAHLTTSAEPDAVANSTIYKEDLLS; this comes from the coding sequence ATGTGGACTCCTTCTCGCAAGCGCTTACGCCGCTTGGAAGCGGCCTGGCAACAGCCGGCTGCGAGCACTCCCCGTATTCCCCTGGTGGCCCGTTACTACAACCACGTGCAGCACGAGCCCGCGTATCACCGCCTGCCCGACCAAACCTGGGCTGACCTGAACGGCGACTCGCTCTTTACCCTGCTCGATGCCACCGTGAGCCCGGTAGGCCAGCAATGCCTCTACCACCGCCTGCGCAGCCCGCTCGACGACAAGGACGCCCTGCACGAGTTTGACGCCGCCGCGACCCTGCTGGCGCAGCAACCCGTGGTCCGCGGCCAAGCCCTGCTCGCCCTCGACCATCTGACGGCTCAGGAGGCGTACTACCTGGTCGATTTGCTGGGCGAGGAGCCCCTACCCTCATTGCCTAACGTGCGCCTCTCGGCGCTGCTCGCGCTAGGGCTGTTGGCCACGTTGCTCGGGGGCTTTTGGCTCCCCATGCTTTGGTTGGGCACGCTTGCGTTTGGTTGCTTCAATGCGGTGTTTCACCTTCGGCAACGCGTACGGATTCAGCTCTATGTTCGCCCGTTGTTGCAACTGGGCCGCTTGCACCGTGCAGGAAGAGAGTTGCAGCGGGCAGCCCTACCCCTACGGCCGCTCCAACTGCTGTCCGAGCCCCTGGCTAGATTAGGAGGTGTTTTGCGGCAAGCGGCTTTCTTTCAGGTAGTGGATAATATGGGACTGCTGGAGATACTCAAGATGCTGCTGTTGGTTGACCAACTGTTGTATGCCCGCTGCCGAGTGGCCATACAGCGGCAAGCGCCCGCCATTCGAGCCGTTTTTGAGGCGGTGGGCTACGTTGATTGCGCCCTGGCGGTGGCCAGCTTCCGCCAGCGCCACGACACCTGCGTACCACACTTCGAGCCGGCCGTCGCGGGCATCCAATTGCTAGGCGGTTACCACCCGCTGGTGCCAGGGTGCGTGCCAAACGACCTCACGTTGGCCGAATCCGGCGTACTACTCACCGGCTCGAACATGGCCGGCAAAACCACCTTTATGCGCACGCTGGGCGTGAATGCCCTCCTGGCCCAAACGATTGCCACGTGCCCGGCTACCGCTTACCGCGCCCCTATTTGCCGGGTGCTCACCAGCCTCAACCTAGCCGACAGCCTGTCCACGGGCAAAAGTTATTATTTGGTCGAAGCCGAAACCATGCGGCAGTTGCTGCTGGCCTGCGACGCGGCCCCCGGCAGCTACCTGCTGCTGCTGGATGAATTGTTCAAAGGCACAAACACGCAGGAGCGCATCGCCGCGAACAAGGCCGTACTGGCCTACTTGCAGCCCCGCAGCTGGGTAGTGGCGGCCACCCACGATGGGGAGCTAGGCACGCTCTTGCAATCGTGTTTTGTCGAGTACCACTTTTGCGAAACTGTCACGGAGGAAGATTGGTATTTCGACTATCGTCTCAAAACTGGTCCCCTCACCACGCGCAACGCCATTCGGTTGTTGGCGCGCCTGCACTACCCGGCGCAGGTGGTTGCTGCGGCGCAAGCGCTCAGTACCACCTTAGCTACACGGCCGCACCCGCATGGTGCGCACCTAACCACGTCGGCAGAACCAGATGCTGTGGCTAACTCGACCATCTACAAGGAGGATTTGTTAAGCTAA